A part of Pseudomonas sp. HR96 genomic DNA contains:
- a CDS encoding Fic/DOC family protein — protein MLDKYGIGQDPYCYPGTSVFDNKLHIQSEPVLNLAERDLSAAAANELEFSPPPYDLACLRRIHQHLFADLYAWAGEIRIVEISKGTTHFCTVGRIEPEAEKLFGSLARAAYFSGLDRAGLISASAQLFGDLNVIHPFRDGNGRALRILFEHIIIHAGYEISWWAIDQEQWTQANIDAVVCDYSGLTRCFERCVGQAIYG, from the coding sequence ATGCTCGACAAGTACGGTATCGGTCAAGATCCCTACTGTTACCCCGGCACATCGGTTTTCGATAACAAGCTGCACATTCAAAGCGAACCAGTGCTCAACCTGGCTGAACGCGACTTGTCCGCAGCTGCGGCGAACGAGCTCGAGTTTTCCCCTCCTCCGTATGATCTAGCGTGCTTGCGACGAATCCACCAGCATCTCTTTGCCGACCTGTACGCTTGGGCAGGGGAAATCCGCATCGTGGAAATATCCAAAGGCACTACCCACTTCTGTACAGTTGGGCGAATAGAGCCCGAGGCTGAAAAACTATTCGGTAGCCTAGCCAGAGCGGCCTACTTTTCGGGGCTTGATCGCGCGGGGCTTATCAGTGCAAGTGCGCAATTATTTGGTGATCTGAACGTCATCCATCCCTTTCGAGACGGCAACGGCCGTGCGCTACGCATCCTGTTCGAACATATCATCATCCATGCCGGCTACGAAATCAGCTGGTGGGCGATAGATCAAGAGCAATGGACTCAAGCGAACATAGATGCAGTCGTCTGCGATTACTCCGGCCTGACACGCTGCTTCGAGCGCTGCGTCGGACAAGCTATCTACGGCTGA
- a CDS encoding DNA cytosine methyltransferase: MIQYQNSLFPPRVATEPAAAVEHAIQIVDLFAGPGGLGEGFSSSGEGRRFDIIVSAEMDPVARKTLKLRAFYRLLKREFPEGLQDYYRYFNGEAPEPYTDATAKFWHYADLEARQITLGSLEGDRELNHLIKERLNSDGRPWVLIGGPPCQAYSIVGRARNQSKLGYIPENDHRHFLYKDYLRIIKDYRPTVFVMENVKGILSSKVAGKGIFSQILNDLVDPTKALDNIEGGQKYKICSIVSEESFSPSDCIDKINPKSFIIEAEKYGIPQARHRVILLGIALDEQGNVPSHDLLTQVEPVSVSQAIGSLPKVRSKLSRSYDPYDAWYRTVADEVDDLLNHAQLENGRMVAPLRATREALFDAPLTSGADRVQKNLGEGYTGIPSLDAWYQDSNIKCWLSHDSRSHMRSDLRRYAFASTFAKHYKYSPKGHLEFSLPGLAPAHKNWESGKFSDRFRVQLAWLPATTITSHISKDGHYFIHYDPAQCRSLTVREAARLQTFPDNYYFEGNRTQQFHQVGNAVPPLLANKIAEVVYHVICRRAAEGKT; this comes from the coding sequence ATGATTCAATACCAGAATAGTCTTTTCCCGCCTAGGGTGGCCACCGAGCCAGCAGCTGCAGTTGAGCACGCTATCCAGATCGTCGACCTTTTCGCTGGTCCTGGCGGGTTGGGCGAAGGTTTTTCCTCGTCTGGTGAGGGTAGGCGCTTCGATATCATAGTTTCTGCCGAAATGGACCCTGTCGCTAGAAAGACCCTCAAGCTTCGTGCCTTCTATCGTCTGCTCAAGCGGGAGTTCCCTGAAGGGTTGCAGGATTACTATCGGTATTTCAATGGTGAGGCGCCCGAGCCTTATACTGATGCAACCGCGAAATTTTGGCATTACGCTGACTTGGAAGCGCGGCAGATCACCTTGGGTTCACTCGAAGGCGATAGGGAGCTTAATCATTTAATTAAGGAAAGGTTGAACAGCGATGGGCGGCCATGGGTCCTCATCGGCGGCCCGCCATGCCAAGCGTATTCAATCGTTGGTCGGGCGAGGAATCAATCGAAACTAGGTTACATCCCTGAAAATGATCACCGGCATTTTCTCTACAAAGATTATTTACGTATCATCAAGGATTATCGGCCAACTGTTTTTGTCATGGAAAACGTGAAGGGAATACTGTCTTCAAAAGTTGCTGGGAAGGGTATCTTTTCGCAGATTCTGAACGACTTGGTAGATCCTACTAAAGCTCTAGATAATATCGAAGGCGGGCAAAAATATAAAATTTGCTCTATTGTTTCAGAAGAGTCATTCAGCCCTTCAGACTGCATAGACAAAATAAATCCAAAGTCGTTTATCATTGAGGCTGAAAAGTATGGAATTCCCCAAGCCCGACACCGTGTAATCCTTTTAGGGATAGCGCTCGATGAACAGGGCAATGTACCCTCGCATGATCTTTTGACACAGGTCGAGCCAGTCTCAGTAAGTCAAGCGATTGGCAGTCTCCCAAAGGTGAGAAGCAAGCTCTCTCGCAGTTACGACCCCTACGATGCATGGTATCGCACGGTGGCGGACGAAGTAGATGACTTACTGAATCATGCACAGCTGGAAAACGGAAGAATGGTCGCACCATTGCGCGCTACTCGCGAAGCACTGTTTGATGCGCCGCTAACTTCGGGTGCTGACCGCGTCCAAAAAAATCTTGGCGAAGGCTATACAGGCATACCCTCATTGGATGCTTGGTATCAGGACTCGAATATCAAATGTTGGCTGAGTCATGATTCTCGAAGTCACATGCGATCGGATCTGCGACGGTATGCGTTTGCAAGTACTTTTGCGAAACACTACAAGTATTCCCCGAAAGGGCACCTAGAGTTTTCATTACCAGGTCTGGCACCGGCCCACAAAAACTGGGAGAGTGGAAAATTTAGTGATCGCTTCAGGGTTCAGCTCGCCTGGCTTCCGGCAACTACGATTACAAGCCATATCTCCAAGGATGGACATTACTTCATTCATTATGATCCAGCCCAATGTCGAAGCCTGACTGTTCGTGAAGCAGCTCGGCTTCAAACATTTCCGGATAACTACTACTTTGAAGGGAATAGGACGCAGCAATTTCACCAAGTAGGTAATGCGGTCCCACCTTTATTGGCAAACAAAATTGCTGAAGTTGTCTATCATGTCATTTGTCGGCGAGCTGCCGAGGGAAAAACCTAA
- a CDS encoding YhfG family protein — MSPSDLQIKKAYYRKVRQSNYAASLRLEGFPSTPQDGERRLPTRETLLEQYRNKES; from the coding sequence ATGTCCCCTTCTGACCTGCAGATCAAAAAAGCCTACTACCGCAAGGTTCGCCAATCGAACTACGCCGCCAGCCTGCGCCTGGAAGGCTTCCCCTCCACCCCCCAAGACGGTGAGCGCCGGTTACCGACGCGTGAGACGCTGTTGGAGCAGTACAGGAACAAGGAAAGCTGA
- a CDS encoding ribonucleotide-diphosphate reductase subunit beta yields MLSWDEFDKEDAAEPAKGANAGHASEAAMDKLDSAGGAAALEARAVNASDSAAVARAKAALDKLDVAEGLAELEGSAARVAVDEKRMINCRADLNQLVPFKYDWAWQKYLDGCANHWMPQEVNMNADIALWKNPEGLTDDERRIVMRNLGFFSTADSLVANNLALAVYRLITNPECRQYILRQAFEEAIHTHAYQYCIESLGMDEGEIFNMYHEIPSVAKKAAWGLKYTRAISDPEFNTGTVETDKELLRNLIAYYCVLEGIFFYCGFTQILSMGRRNKMTGVAEQFQYILRDESMHLNFGIDVINQIKIENPHLWDAELKEEASQMILQGTQLEIEYARDTMPRGVLGMNAAMMEDYLKFIANRRLSQIGLKEEYPGTTNPFPWMSEIMDLKKEKNFFETRVIEYQTGGALSWD; encoded by the coding sequence ATGCTGAGCTGGGACGAATTCGACAAAGAAGACGCAGCTGAACCCGCCAAAGGCGCCAACGCCGGCCATGCCTCCGAAGCCGCGATGGACAAGCTCGACAGCGCCGGCGGCGCCGCCGCCCTTGAAGCCCGCGCCGTCAACGCCAGCGACTCCGCTGCGGTAGCCCGCGCCAAGGCTGCGCTGGACAAGCTCGACGTTGCCGAAGGCCTGGCCGAACTCGAAGGCTCCGCCGCCCGCGTCGCGGTCGACGAAAAACGCATGATCAACTGCCGCGCCGACCTCAACCAGCTCGTGCCTTTCAAGTACGACTGGGCCTGGCAGAAGTATCTGGACGGTTGCGCAAACCACTGGATGCCGCAAGAAGTCAACATGAACGCCGACATCGCCCTCTGGAAGAACCCGGAAGGCCTGACCGACGACGAGCGCCGCATCGTCATGCGCAACCTGGGCTTCTTCAGCACCGCCGACTCCCTGGTTGCCAACAACCTGGCGCTGGCCGTGTACCGCCTGATCACCAACCCCGAGTGCCGACAGTACATCCTGCGCCAGGCGTTCGAAGAGGCGATCCACACCCACGCCTACCAGTACTGCATCGAATCGCTGGGCATGGATGAAGGCGAGATCTTCAACATGTACCACGAGATCCCATCGGTCGCGAAAAAAGCCGCCTGGGGCCTGAAGTACACCCGCGCCATCTCTGACCCGGAATTCAACACCGGCACCGTCGAGACCGACAAAGAACTGCTGCGCAACCTGATCGCCTACTACTGCGTGCTGGAAGGCATCTTCTTCTACTGCGGCTTCACCCAGATCCTCTCCATGGGCCGCCGCAACAAAATGACCGGCGTCGCCGAGCAGTTCCAGTACATCCTGCGCGACGAATCCATGCACCTGAACTTCGGCATCGACGTGATCAACCAGATCAAGATCGAAAACCCGCACCTGTGGGACGCCGAACTGAAGGAAGAAGCCTCGCAGATGATTCTGCAAGGCACTCAGCTCGAGATCGAATACGCCCGCGACACCATGCCTCGCGGCGTGCTGGGCATGAACGCGGCGATGATGGAGGACTACCTCAAGTTCATCGCCAACCGTCGCTTGAGCCAGATTGGGTTGAAGGAAGAATATCCTGGGACGACCAACCCGTTCCCGTGGATGAGCGAGATCATGGACTTGAAGAAGGAGAAGAACTTCTTTGAGACGCGGGTTATTGAGTATCAGACTGGTGGGGCTTTGAGCTGGGATTGA
- a CDS encoding Z1 domain-containing protein, translating into MADYTIDPAYDKCRAFIDDWRLKGRSWEEIAKLGRLGASPEKLDDWFLAQEEMQDWPSLGDSPEKRFECWKEIVNRKEQAEAQSVAAARPLIIVGAEETEPGMAVPQDARSAWQLYRKYLIAQGWKQPAVDNIQGSAVRVLRHLRQTTKDRMAVKGLVVGHVQSGKTANMAGLISMAADYGWNLFVVLTGTLENLRIQTNKRLVGDLFQHDGNVTWKAIDHPSGNSPYGARAQDMQFDAGRRDRHLAVCLKNPARLNHLIAWIKAHPHGMSQMRLVVIDDEADQAGINSNDVLKAERTKINGLILKLIRLPLQCVNYVAFTATPSANFLNEGPGDTLYPSDFIAALPQADEHFGPVQIFGYAENERSPLGIVLEVSDNDLNQVGKLHKGESLKLPKALEEGLIWFLCCVAVMRQSVTARPVSMLIHTSARQLHHDHMNKAVHSALRTWSQYSEEQLADAFKPVWDKISSGLDADGFRERFPDYGRLSELVELPLFDSFFPEIRTLLDEVTAIKLDADSQPRYHKGIHICVDNCANNGVTDENEVRRLFYPDAAQQLDFCTAFIVIGGGTLSRGLTIENLVSTFFLRGSAQADSLMQMGRWFGYRKGYELIPRIWMSTETKKKYEFMAVAEEELRDDLERFMHGGAKPEDFGPRVRVHPKFAWIRPTSANRMQSAVNTKYDFSGINRQTTVFHDGEGAASILDANLKVTEKFLGSSDAHLEKSQLKGANSYVWRGVDVSRVADYLAELSFHPGNQFFSDMGAFLKWLGEHADNAGYTKWNVVMAGSTPNPDNSWEISGKAVGRINRSRLISERSDDGVSIGALRDPKDLLADACNLAPDSISKMKFTSSSISKSRIEGGVGAVPQLLIYLIDKTGNRGLQEKAILDPKATRAPLMAKANIIGVSIYLPGSQGAQKSYVTHVTVNIPDSFKASEEDLEEALGAV; encoded by the coding sequence ATGGCTGATTACACTATTGACCCAGCGTACGACAAATGCCGCGCGTTTATCGATGATTGGCGGCTCAAAGGCCGTAGCTGGGAAGAGATCGCCAAGCTCGGCCGGTTGGGGGCGTCACCGGAAAAGCTCGATGACTGGTTCCTCGCGCAAGAGGAAATGCAGGATTGGCCTTCACTGGGAGATAGTCCGGAAAAGCGTTTCGAATGCTGGAAGGAGATAGTGAATCGCAAAGAACAGGCCGAAGCCCAATCTGTCGCGGCGGCGAGGCCTTTGATTATCGTTGGAGCAGAGGAGACTGAGCCCGGCATGGCGGTGCCTCAAGACGCGCGTAGCGCATGGCAGCTTTATAGAAAATACCTGATCGCCCAAGGCTGGAAGCAACCTGCGGTCGATAACATTCAGGGATCTGCCGTACGCGTCCTCCGGCATCTACGGCAGACCACCAAAGATAGGATGGCTGTTAAAGGCTTGGTCGTCGGCCACGTTCAGTCCGGCAAAACGGCCAACATGGCAGGTCTGATTTCCATGGCAGCCGACTATGGATGGAATTTGTTCGTCGTTCTGACCGGTACGCTCGAAAATCTGCGTATACAGACCAATAAGCGTTTAGTGGGTGATTTGTTTCAGCATGATGGTAATGTCACCTGGAAGGCGATCGATCATCCATCTGGCAACAGTCCGTACGGGGCTCGCGCACAGGACATGCAGTTCGATGCCGGCCGTCGAGACCGACATCTCGCTGTTTGTCTCAAGAACCCTGCGCGATTGAATCATCTCATTGCGTGGATCAAGGCTCACCCGCACGGGATGTCGCAGATGCGCCTGGTGGTGATTGATGACGAGGCGGATCAGGCCGGCATCAACTCGAATGATGTTTTGAAAGCTGAGCGAACAAAAATCAATGGGCTCATTCTTAAGTTGATCCGGCTACCTCTCCAATGCGTGAACTATGTCGCCTTCACCGCTACGCCTTCCGCCAATTTTCTGAATGAGGGCCCTGGCGACACTCTGTACCCGAGCGATTTCATCGCAGCGCTGCCACAGGCGGACGAGCACTTCGGGCCTGTGCAGATTTTCGGCTATGCCGAAAACGAAAGGTCGCCGTTGGGAATTGTTCTTGAAGTATCAGATAACGATTTGAATCAAGTTGGTAAGCTTCACAAGGGGGAAAGTCTAAAGCTGCCAAAGGCATTGGAAGAGGGGCTGATCTGGTTCCTATGCTGCGTGGCCGTGATGCGGCAGTCCGTTACCGCCAGACCCGTCAGTATGCTGATCCATACCAGCGCGAGGCAGTTGCATCACGACCATATGAACAAAGCGGTGCACAGTGCGCTCAGGACTTGGTCACAATACTCGGAGGAGCAATTGGCCGATGCTTTTAAGCCTGTTTGGGACAAAATCTCGTCCGGTCTGGATGCCGATGGGTTCAGAGAGCGCTTTCCAGATTACGGGCGCCTGTCTGAACTCGTCGAACTGCCGTTATTTGATTCATTCTTTCCTGAGATTCGGACTCTTCTGGATGAGGTTACGGCTATTAAGCTAGACGCGGACTCTCAACCCAGGTACCACAAAGGTATCCATATCTGTGTTGACAACTGCGCTAATAATGGAGTAACTGATGAAAATGAGGTCCGTAGATTGTTTTACCCGGACGCAGCGCAGCAGTTGGATTTTTGCACTGCCTTCATCGTCATTGGCGGCGGAACGCTTTCACGCGGCTTAACAATAGAGAATTTGGTTAGCACCTTTTTCCTGCGAGGCTCTGCGCAAGCAGATTCTCTCATGCAAATGGGACGATGGTTTGGCTACCGGAAAGGCTATGAACTGATACCTCGCATCTGGATGTCGACCGAGACGAAAAAAAAATACGAGTTCATGGCTGTTGCCGAGGAGGAGCTTCGGGACGACCTTGAGCGTTTCATGCACGGTGGGGCCAAACCTGAAGATTTTGGGCCTCGGGTTCGTGTACATCCAAAGTTTGCATGGATTCGGCCAACCAGTGCTAATAGGATGCAAAGCGCTGTGAATACGAAATACGACTTTTCAGGTATCAACAGGCAGACAACGGTTTTCCACGATGGGGAAGGTGCCGCCTCGATCCTGGACGCGAACCTAAAGGTAACGGAAAAATTTCTCGGTTCATCAGATGCTCACCTTGAAAAGTCTCAGTTGAAGGGCGCAAACAGCTATGTTTGGCGGGGCGTCGACGTTAGCCGCGTAGCAGATTATTTGGCCGAATTGTCGTTCCATCCGGGAAATCAGTTTTTCTCCGACATGGGTGCCTTTCTGAAATGGCTCGGCGAGCATGCAGATAACGCAGGATATACAAAATGGAACGTCGTGATGGCTGGCAGCACGCCGAACCCGGATAATTCCTGGGAAATCTCGGGCAAGGCTGTCGGCCGAATCAATCGTAGTAGGTTGATTAGTGAACGTTCGGATGACGGTGTCTCCATTGGTGCGTTGCGAGACCCAAAGGATTTGCTTGCAGATGCCTGCAACCTTGCTCCCGATAGCATTTCCAAGATGAAATTCACCAGTTCTTCCATCTCGAAGAGTCGCATCGAGGGTGGAGTTGGCGCAGTACCACAATTGTTGATCTATCTAATCGACAAGACGGGTAACCGCGGACTGCAAGAAAAAGCAATTCTTGATCCAAAGGCAACGCGGGCACCGCTCATGGCTAAGGCAAACATTATCGGTGTAAGCATTTATTTGCCGGGCTCCCAAGGCGCCCAAAAGAGTTATGTCACCCACGTGACAGTGAATATCCCCGATAGCTTCAAGGCTTCAGAAGAAGACCTCGAAGAAGCGCTAGGCGCGGTCTAA
- a CDS encoding PD-(D/E)XK motif protein, giving the protein MTELLKEIQEGFANLDQSGRMLPLRAMPVDCAAWVFREGTAFGVAIECSAALELSEGFAGAKLRTVDRVISQQHRRFLRLESSIEWLRNEFGVICAHMVSVEAGASVRQALLADPLNWWERWRHLLGNAVVDRHGYDVLAELLALETLVTGGAIYEWSGPFGGVVDIKTSETDYEIKSTISRYGTVINISGHFQLAASSGKPLQLLYYRFEPAHDGLSIDLVCDRLIALGVDAVLLETALQRLGMEAGCSARKEGYNLLESLSYAIDENFPKITPASFKGGVLPRGIVQFEYKVDLSGLNSSPL; this is encoded by the coding sequence ATGACTGAATTGCTGAAAGAAATTCAAGAGGGCTTTGCCAATCTCGATCAAAGCGGCCGAATGCTGCCGCTCAGGGCTATGCCAGTAGATTGTGCCGCATGGGTCTTCAGGGAGGGAACAGCCTTCGGAGTAGCTATTGAGTGTTCTGCAGCCCTGGAGCTCTCGGAAGGCTTCGCTGGCGCCAAGCTACGGACCGTGGACCGAGTCATCAGTCAACAGCACCGACGCTTCCTGCGGTTGGAGTCTTCTATAGAGTGGCTCCGCAACGAATTCGGCGTAATCTGCGCGCATATGGTTAGCGTCGAGGCCGGTGCCAGTGTGCGGCAGGCGCTGCTGGCTGATCCTCTGAACTGGTGGGAGCGGTGGCGACATCTCTTGGGTAATGCGGTCGTCGACAGGCATGGTTATGACGTACTTGCTGAGCTTTTAGCGCTGGAAACGCTGGTAACGGGGGGCGCTATTTATGAATGGAGTGGGCCTTTTGGGGGCGTGGTCGACATCAAGACTTCCGAGACCGACTACGAAATCAAATCAACCATCAGTCGATATGGAACTGTGATAAATATATCCGGGCATTTCCAATTGGCTGCCTCTTCGGGCAAGCCATTGCAACTGTTGTATTACAGGTTCGAACCGGCTCATGATGGCCTTTCGATCGATCTGGTTTGTGACCGACTTATCGCGCTTGGGGTGGACGCTGTGCTCCTCGAGACAGCGCTGCAACGGCTTGGGATGGAAGCAGGGTGCTCTGCAAGGAAAGAGGGCTACAACCTGCTTGAAAGTCTATCCTATGCGATCGATGAAAATTTTCCGAAAATAACTCCGGCGAGTTTCAAAGGCGGAGTACTTCCTCGCGGTATTGTTCAGTTCGAATATAAAGTGGATCTTAGTGGCCTCAATTCTTCACCGCTATAG